A genomic stretch from Polyangium spumosum includes:
- a CDS encoding response regulator — translation MDEEQLMREATALLLTNRGAKVTKTATLDEALVELGSRTFDVAVIDLSSSSARCAEILQKMRAHGNAPQRVIVTTNQPLPRHESAEIADVIVKPYPFERLLDAVFGARATRRAAPRSGVFPLVRRITANRRTAQARRGRV, via the coding sequence TTGGATGAAGAACAACTGATGCGCGAGGCCACCGCGCTCTTGCTCACGAATCGTGGCGCGAAGGTGACGAAGACGGCGACGCTCGACGAGGCGCTCGTGGAGCTCGGCAGTCGCACGTTCGACGTCGCGGTCATCGACCTCTCGAGCTCCTCGGCGAGGTGTGCGGAGATCCTTCAGAAGATGCGCGCGCACGGCAACGCGCCGCAGCGGGTGATCGTCACGACGAACCAGCCCTTGCCCCGGCACGAGTCGGCGGAGATCGCGGACGTGATCGTCAAGCCGTACCCGTTCGAGCGGCTGCTCGACGCCGTGTTCGGCGCGCGCGCCACGCGGCGTGCGGCGCCTCGCTCCGGCGTCTTCCCGCTCGTCCGTCGCATCACGGCGAATCGGCGGACCGCGCAAGCGCGTCGCGGTCGGGTATGA